The Seriola aureovittata isolate HTS-2021-v1 ecotype China chromosome 12, ASM2101889v1, whole genome shotgun sequence genome window below encodes:
- the gpc1b gene encoding glypican-1b — translation MDSFIIAALALCSLTAPAYGDKGTSKARSCSDIRQFYSGKGFSIESVPQAEISGEHLRICPQGYTCCTSGMEDNLATLSRREMEGLLKDAGRSLQTSLTGQYKTFDGYFLELLNRSAISLQETFTATWGAVYSQNSQVFSELYTDLRHYYRGSNVNLEEVLNEFWAKLLEKLFYQANKQYSIGEDYLECVSKQIETLRPFGDIPRVMKMVVTRTFVAARSFVQGLVVTGEVVRKVSQVQLSQECMRAMMRMTYCPHCRGMASARPCANYCSNVMKGCLANQADLNTEWRHLAETMMQVADRFDDPSGVDSVVLSLPNRISEAMLTMSDNLQTINSKLFQACGNIREGGTSSTGVDDSMKRGRVTVEDRLESSSNKMNKMVSDVTVRLRDLQSYWVSLPSMLCSDRVATGTGAEDKCWNGMNRARYLPEVMGDGLASQINNPEVEIDITKPDMTIRQQIMQLKIMTHRLKNALNGQDVDFQDTSDDVSGSGSGMCTEEMCSRDPRLVNPVTERPIIRYPFPPENKKVKASANQNLPCITIYLLSLLILLLRR, via the exons GGGAGCACCTGCGCATCTGTCCCCAGGGTTACACCTGCTGTACCAGTGGCATGGAGGACAACCTGGCCACCCTGAGCcgcagagagatggagggactTCTCAAAGATGCTGGACGATCCTTACAGACCTCACTCACTGGACAGTACAAGACCTTTGATG GTTACTTCCTGGAGTTGCTGAACCGCTCTGCGATTAGCCTACAGGAGACTTTCACTGCAACTTGGGGTGCAGTATACTCCCAGAATTCGCAGGTCTTCTCTGAGCTGTACACGGATTTGAGGCACTACTATCGAGGCTCAAATGTCAACCTGGAGGAGGTGCTCAACGAATTCTGGGCCAAGCTGCTGGAGAAGCTCTTCTACCAGGCAAACAAGCAATATTCCATAG GTGAGGACTATCTGGAGTGTGTGTCTAAGCAGATAGAGACGCTACGGCCCTTCGGAGACATACCCCGTGTAATGAAGATGGTGGTCACACGCACATTTGTGGCAGCACGTTCCTTCGTTCAGGGACTGGTGGTCACCGGGGAAGTGGTGCGCAAGGTGTCCCAG GTGCAGCTGAGCCAGGAGTGTATGCGAGCCATGATGAGGATGACTTACTGTCCCCACTGCCGGGGCATGGCCTCCGCCAGACCTTGTGCCAACTACTGCAGCAATGTCATGAAGGGTTGTCTGGCCAACCAAGCTGACCTCAACACCGAGTGGAGGCATTTGGCGG AGACAATGATGCAGGTGGCTGATCGCTTTGATGACCCATCTGGTGTGGATAGCGTGGTCCTCTCCCTTCCCAATCGCATATCAGAAGCCATGTTGACCATGAGCGATAATTTACAGACCATCAACAGCAAG TTGTTCCAGGCATGTGGCAACATCAGAGAGGGAGGAACCAGCAGCACAGGAGTTGATGACTCCATGAAAAGAGGGAGGGTTACAGTGGAGGACAGACTGGAATCCAGCtccaacaaaatgaacaaaatg GTGTCTGATGTAACTGTGAGACTGAGGGACTTGCAGTCATACTGGGTTTCTCTTCCGAGTATGCTCTGCAGTGACAGAGTGGCCACCGGAACGGGGGCCGAGGATAAGTGTTGGAACGGCATGAACCGTGCCAG GTACCTTCCTGAGGTGATGGGTGATGGCCTGGCCAGTCAGATCAACAACCCTGAAGTGGAAATCGACATCACCAAGCCGGACATGACAATACGCCAACAGATAATGCAGCTGAAGATCATGACGCACCGCCTGAAGAATGCTCTCAATGGCCAGGACGTGGACTTCCAGGACACCA GTGATGATGTCAGCGGTTCGGGAAGTGGCATGTGCACCGAAGAAATGTGTTCCCGGGACCCACGCCTTGTCAACCCCGTCACTGAACGACCAATAATACGCTACCCTTTCCCTCCTGAAAACAAGAAGGTGAAAGCCTCGGCCAACCAGAACCTCCCCTGCATCACCATTTACCTGCTTTCACTGCTCATCTTGCTGCTCCGGCGATAA